ggttttgaggTTTGTAAATGTGGTGGGTTAAGTACTGTGGTTGTGGCAGCAATTTGGTGGTTGTGATGGTGATTATTGAGTAGTTGTGGTGGttatttttttaggttgttgtggattttttttttttttaaagtgtcaTTGGTGGATGTGGATTTGGACAAGTGGTGGCTATTAGTGTTGTTGCAACAGTTGTTGTTGGTGACGGTTATTGTGACAGTGGTGGAGGAGTTGTTGTTGAAAgagtttaatatattattttaatgcgttgtaaatattattttaatatatagaaggaaaaaataaaatatatgataaatgaGATATTATAAAACaatgtagtaaaataataaagtagattTTCAGTGaatcaaaatgacattttttataaaaaggcTTATGAGAATGCTCCAAAGAAGCAATCCCAGTAAAGAATCCGTGTTGGGGTTGAGTTCTTTTCAAAGACAAGTGTGATCACTGCAAGCAATATTCTGAGGATGTTTTACACATTGTTTGGTAGAGCGTGTATAAACGTCACCCTAAAAGAACACGCACATTTGAACTGAAATAATGACTTTAATTTCCAACATAAAAATCGTGACTACAAGTTATAATTTCGGTTCACACGTGGGAATGGTAgatagattattattttttttaaaaccaatagAGACAGATGAAcagtaaattaaaattgataatattgaTTTACATCTCTGAGACTAGAAACAATTGACTATGGCggcaagaaaatattattacaaaGACAAGAAACAACTTTAATGACGCCATAAAATCTGCTTATTCTGCCACAatctttccttttaagtagAGACGGAACAAGCAACTCAAAACCGCACCACACCGATTACGGTTTTGGCCAAGTGCAGtgctaaaaatggcccaaaactACACCGCACCACAAAAACTCCTAACTGAAAGACATTCTCTAACACAACTTCGCAAATGCtagagtaaaaaaatattaccaaACAACAGCAGTGTTTTATGGTTCTAACATAAAACTTTCCAATATATAGTATGTATGATGGGGATGAAGCCAATCTTAGGTAGCTACTgcaaatttttaagaaatcaaatattgtttttagaaagggaaaagaaaagctaaTAGAATGCAAAAGCAAGAAAAACTGAGCacattaaaaacaataatttaaaaaatttgacctGCCATTGTCCATGTTATACACTGGCAAATGAAAAGCACGAATCCATAAATCGTCAcatgaatataaacttaaaaaagaaactaataatCCATGATTGATGATTAATATAGAGATGGATCAGATATTTGGCTTGGATTctcaaaagagagaaagaaatcgCTCAGTTTGTTCAGCTTCGATCATTTGGGGAAATAATCATCACATCCATCTCCATTTAatcatctcaaaaaaattaatcacataCAAATTAACTGTATCCAAAGAGCAGTTGTGCAACATTTAGCTACCTATtagaacaaaaaattataagactGAGAAGTACCAACACAAGAAAGGATTGAAAAGTACAAGCTACAAGCTCAGGCAAGACAGATCCTGAGCAGTGAGAAGGCAAAgctaaaatgttataaaaaataacaaccTAATGGGAAGAGAACAATTTATTCAGCAATAACAAGCACAATTGTCTTATAAAGACCTCAGACATCCAAGGAAGGAATGAAGCAGCAATAGCTCTCAAGCCTGGCGAAGGCGAAAGCTCTTAGGCGGCCCTGCGAATGTTTTGAGAAACAAGCCTTAGATTTGTCATCATCGGACATTATATTAAATTAGGAAACACCATCCAATATTCATGGCATGTTACAATTCAAATAAACCCATTCCCACCCAAACATGacaaaaacttaaatacaaaacaaaactacaTTACTATTAactataaaaacaaaagcagTCTAGCAAATCTAATGTCCATGGAAGTTTAAGAATATCTCATAAATGTAGCCAATCACATAAGGAATACAATAATTCAAAGAGACAACACCCTTTAGCAACTACCAACTGTGACCTCCGAAAcgcttaattacaaaaatgcaaatgaataaaattaataatgctTGCCAAAAcgatttaattatattatataaataaactaaaaacaattttttttaaaaaaaaagagaaacaaaaaatcaaattagttaaaaaaatgagaTGGATCAGAACATTGGCTTGGTTTctcaaaagagagaaacaaaaatcGCTCAGTTTGTTCAGCTTCGATCATTTGGGGAAATAATCATCACttccatcaaaattttatttaatctttaatttccaaaagaactagaaaaaaaaattaagatttcttATCTCACAAGCTACAAATAAGATTTCAACTAAAGTGGAACaagttatacataaaaaaaaaaaccatacaaGTAAAATGCTTGCAGAGACACAATTTCTGAAGAgatgcacacaaaaaaaaatgttgtataaattgtatttctaacaaaataattataaactaGAGATGGATCAGAACATTTGGCTTGGTTTctcaaaagagaaacaaaaattcGCTCAGTTTATTCAACTTCGATCATTTGGGGAAATAATCATCACCTCCAtctctaatatatataacatCTATTTTCTAAACAGATATTCAGACATTAAcattaaacaagtaaaaaaatcaGAATCTCTAAGAAAGAAACAACATAAGACCTCAGACATCCAAGGAAGGAAAAAAGCAGCATTAGCTCTCAAGCCTGGCGAAGGCGAAAGCTCTTAGGCGGCCCTGCGAATGTTTTGAGAAACAAGCCTTAGATTTATCATCATCAGTCCATACTTCATAGATATTAACTAATTTTCAAAACCAATCACAAGCAAAGTCACAATTCAAAGTTATCAACATGTGAAATAGCAATTATTATATGAACAAAGAAAGATGGATCAGAACTGTTGgcttggtttctcaaaaaagagaaacaaaaaaatcgCTCAGTTTATTCAGCTTCGATCATTTGGGGAAATAATCATCACTTCCATCATGTAATCACATATTAATATGTTTCAGATCTAAATGAATAGAGAACAAAGAGAAATAGAATTTATCCAGATCTGCAAGTATATAAAAAGAGAGTATAAAGAGCCTCTTTTTACTGTGTAGATTTGCAGAGACGGACCAACTATCGGCGTCGGCTCATACTCAACGCCCACTGATATGAGCGCCGGTAATCAGTATAACGACGCCGCACTTTCGTCTCAGAGTTACTTtagttgaaacttaaaaaaccCTAGAGGCTGAGGCTGATGCAGAGGCAGAGAAGCAGGAAAAGACATTTGAGAGAGGTTTAAGAATGATTTTAGGCTTAGAGAGGCGAAGGGTATTTATATATAGCTTCGTCTTCCAActacaaaaccctaaacctaaaaaccTCTCGTCTTTTTATTAGGTTTTAGCGATCGACGGGTGCCCTTTTGCCACGTGTACGGCTGTAAGAAAGCTTAAATATAGACATAAATACTATGTAATAATTCACAATTTGGTATGGTATATAAGTATAAtatgatttgataataaaataaatttttcggaaaaaataaaaaagtgcttataatgtataaattaaataattttataattagtatcattattatttgttcaaatattttatctccataaatgtattaaaaaaaaaatacttgtagcATCTcccataaatataaaattgtaataATAAAGGATACATTCACCTGCTTAAATAAATtgattatatataagaaaattttgatttttttttaagaaacatgtTTGATAAgttaatacatatataaaattgaaataaataaatatatacatatatatatatatatatatatatatatagggagtttgtaattttttttcttaataaatataCCATAGTATACTCTGATTAAGCTTATACTTGTCtatagttttttaattaaattattatgatCAGTAATTAAGTTAAAATCTTcttcacaatttaaaaaaacttCTAGTTCATtgtattattgaaattttttatttaatttatatatgattattgATTAAGTTGTTCATCATATGGGCATAATACTAATTGTATAAAATATTTGGACTTTTATAATAAGTTGTGGAGCCAATATTTGGCTGCAAAAGGAGCAAATTTTATAATGTTAGAATATTCATGTGTGAGTAACAGAATTAGTTAAGAAGTGAATTCCCACGTTAGAGAATAATAAGAAGAGTGCATGATTAATATAATATCGTTGAGTTATACTCATTGGGCTTAAGCCTTTTGAgtttttatatgttatattaactactcaaagAGTCTTTTCCAGATGTTTCTCTCCCCAATAAATGGTATCAGGGCTGATGCTTAAAAGGCAAATGTTCATTAGTGGGTTCCATTGAGTAGAATGAAGAAGACTCCCATGCCTCCACCCATTGTTGTGTAAGGATTCTACCAGTGGTGAGTCAAAGTAATTGTGTATTGGTGACTCCCATAGTTGTGCAAAGAAAACTCCCATGTTTGCCCCAAGCATAGTTGAGTGAAAGGCACACTATTGTTGCTAGTGATGCATGACACTTGGATtgtcaagaaaaaaaagcttttgTTAAAGGGGGTGACTAACAAAAGTGCCAAAAGTGAGTGACTTGCCACTGAGTAGAATAAGGAAGACTCCCATGCCTCTACCCATGGTTGAGTAAGGGTTCTACCAGTGGTGAGTTAAAACAATTGTGTATTAGTAACTTCCATAGTTGTGCAAGGAAAATTACCAAGTTCACCCTAAGCATAGTTGAGTGAAAGGCACACTATTGGTATAAGTGATGTTTGACACTTGGACTGTcaagaaaaaaaacttatatttaaGGGGGAGACTAACTGAAGTGCCAAAAATGAATGACTTGATAGAAGACTCACGTGTGAAGTGAGAGATTTGTTGGAATATTCACGTATGAGTAACATATTAGTTAAAGAGTGAAGTCTCATATTGGATACTAATGAGAAGTGTGATTGATTAATGTAATTTAGTTGAACTCATACCCAAGCAGTCTCTCAAAATGACACCAATGTGAATATTAAGTGGTATTTTAATGTtataaaacacataaaaatattatataattgcTATTGTAGGGTCCTTGGGCCCAGAAGTTCATTATGTATTCAtatattgggcctgtggcccaagTCGAGAACAAAGATTTGCCCGAGGAGGAGATGTCTTTGTTAGAGATTGCGTTGATGAATAAAAGGTGGGGTTTAGTCCTAAAGGCTTCGGAGAGTGTGCCGAGGATGAAAACTTCCTCGGTCGAACTTGTCTGAGGTCCTAGAAAATGGATTGACAACAAGGATGACAACCCTTGAAATTCATTTGGGGCGGACAAGCATTGCAGAGATATAAGATAAGTATGAGCCCCAAAATATCTGGGGAGAAAGCTGCTATctctgcattaaatgcactacagctaaTCCCCTAGCTgcattaatgtagaagtgatacctgaacattGTATTTCAGCCTTACAGTTACTACTTGAGGACTTATGagaagggctgatgggacaaatattaGCCCTAACCATCTAACATACAGGTGGACAGTGGAGGTGAAAAAAGGggagagtataaaagaagaaggaggaaacAAGAGAGGGGGaggaaaaattgagaaaagaaacactgtagcaatctataATCAAACTTGTAACGTTATCTAAGAGCATTATATAAGAACTATTGTCCTTGGACTTCGCCGAGGAcgttctttcttcattttatagttgtccatttttatctttttgtcatTAAGCCTATCTAGATCATTGTTTGACCAACtaaaacccagttttccaacccattcctctacaaattcattattttgagcttcttgggcctaagtccatccaCGTGCTGGACAAGGAAGCCAAGTcaggtccttacaattggcgccgtctgtgggaaattaCTGGTGCGATAGTGAGTTAGATGCTGAATGATGGTAGGATCAGGTCCAAATCCAGCAGAATCTATGGGCTCTCAGCATCAAGATCATTTCCGTGAACTTGAGCGAAAGAGAGACTGGGAGGGAAGTGTGTGCACTACACACACCAGCAAGAGTTAGTCTTGAGGTAAAAACCATATCTCTCATGAGGAAAATGCCAGAAACATGCAGAAGGAGATTGACCACCTAAAGAGAAGCTTTCGCCATGAGTGCAGAAGGCGAGCTCCCTCCAATTCTAACTACTCTTCCGATGATGAAGAGGATTAAGACTATAGGCAAAGGTTAAGAACTCCCCCCAATGAATCTTTCTTGTATGATGAAGATGACTGCTGTAGACGCAGAACCAACAATTCATCTTCGAGAGGCCTGGTAAATGATGCTATGAATAAAGCACTCAGCCAAGTTTCTAAATCCCTCTTCACCCGATGGATTGAGGAAGGAAGATTTCCTCGACGATTCACTCAACCCACTTTCACTTTGTATAATGGCAGATCGGACCTTGTTGAACATGTTAGCCACTTTAATCAAAAGATGATAGTACATTCTAAGAATaaagccttgatgtgcaaggtttttCCGTCCAGTTTAGGGCttgtggcaatgaggtggtttgatggtcTGAGGGCAGAATCCATCGGTTCCTTTAAGGAACTCACCCAGACGTTTGGGTCCCGTTTTATTACGTGTAGCAGAGCGCCTCATCCTTTGGCTTCTTTGCTATCTCTGTCCATGAGAGAGGGTAAAACTCTAAAAACATACTTGGACCGATATTGGGAGATATTCAACGAGATAGAGGGTGATTTTAAGAACGTGGCCATCAGTACTTTCAAGCTCTGCTTGCTTGCAGAGCATGGTTTAAGGAAGTCTTTGATGGGGAAACCTGTTACCAGTATAAGTCAACTCATGGATCAGATTGACAAGTATAAGAGGGTTGAGGAAGACCAGCTGCAAGATAAAGGGAAGGGCaaggttatccctcaagagaggagggatttcaggtcggaacgCTACAATAATAACAAACCTCGGCGAGATTTTGCTGGACAATTTGGACTTGCAGCCCCACAAGTAGTAAACACTGTGTTCCGAGAACTTGTGAATAAAGTCTTAGAGAAAATCAAGAACGAGCCGTATTTTAAATGGTTGAACAAGATGAGTGGAGATCCTACAAGGCGTAACCAAAGCCTCCATTGTCAGTATCATCAGGACCGAGGacataccactgaggattgtCGAACATTGTGGAACCATCTGGAACCATTGGTTAAGGAGGGCAAGCTGCAACAATTTCTGTACCAACCTAATGGACAGGGAGACCAATCAAGGTCATATGGCCAGGGGAGTGCTTCTTTAAGGCACCCATTgggcacaataaatgtcatatttgcTACGCTTAGAAGGACTGGCTCTCAACCTGCCAGGGTGATGTCTATGGCCAGGTTACCAGCTGAGGACCCAAACTCCGAGCCGAAGAGAGCTAGGTTAGAGATCTGACTTTCATTGAGTTTCTCGGATGAAGACAAGATCGGAACTATCCAACCATATGGTGACGCTTTAGTGGTCACCCTTGAATAggggggtatgatgtgaagagagtaATGGTGGATCAAGGCAGTTGTGTAAAAGTTATGTATCCTGACCTGTACAAAGGattgaacttgaaacttgaaGACCTGATAGCTTATGATTCGCCTCTAGCGGGTTTTGATGGAAAGCTTGTTACCCCGAAGGGTCAAATTAGGTTACCCGTGCAGGCCGGTTCAGAAttggtggaagtggacttcatagtGGTGGATGCATACTCCTTTTACACGGCCATTGTCgccagaccttggcttcatacctTGGGTGCGTTTTCTTCATCTCTACATCAGAAGGTTAAGTATTTGTCTTGAGACCGGGTTGAGGAGATAGTAGGAAACCAAACTATGGCTAGGCAGTGCCTCGTGTCTACAATTTTGCATCAACCAGCAGCTGAGTCCTCGACCATAGTCAAAGAAGGTTTATAGTAGTCAATGCCTTCGGAATTACCAACGAGGGGGCCTACCGAGGATGCCAAATGTAAGGATTTGGAGAAATTCCCCATTGGTGACAATCCAGAAAAGTTTTTTCAGGTTGGGGCTCAACTTCCATCTCAGGAGAAGGAAGAGTTGGtagttttttttaagaacaatattGATGTATTTGCTTGGAATGCTTACGAGGCTCTAGGAGTggacccaagcttcatttgccATCATTTGAATGTCAATCCATCTGTCATCCCCAAGAAACAACCACCTTGGCGTTCATCCAAGGAGCATTCGGATGCTGTAAAAGATGAGGTGATGAAACTTAAGTGGGctggggctattaaagaggttttTTACCCTGAATGGCTGGCTAATACCGTAGTGGTTAAGAAGAAGACGGGAAAGTGGCGTGTATGCGTAGATTTTACAGACTTGAACAAAGCttgcccaaaggacccattccctATGCCTCGGATTGATCAATTAGTGAATACCACTGTGGGCCACCTTCGAATGAGTTTTatggatgcctttcaagggtatCATCAGATACCTCTAGCCTTGGACGACCAAGAGAGGACAACTTTTATCACTCCTATAGGAAACTatcattacaaagtgatgctctttggtttgaagaatgcagaggctacctatcaaaggatgatgaccaggatgtttgaaccACAGTTAGGAAAAAACATTAAGAtttatatcgatgatatggtagtaaagagtaagGCAAAGTCCGAGCATGTTAATGATCTCGGGAATATTTTTGATATCTTGAGGAAGCACAAACTATGACTTAACGCTTCCAAGTGTTCTTTTGGTCTCGGGTTAGGCAAGTTTTTGGGCTACATGGTCACACACCGTGGAATTGAAGTCAATCTCGACCAGATTAAGGCGATCAACAACTTGCAACCACCTCGGAATCcaaaagaggtccagaagcttaTGGGAATGACCGCTGCCTTGAACTGGTTCATCTCTCAGTCAGCTGACAGGTGTAGACCTTTCTTTAAACTGTTAAATAAGTGGAAATGGTTTGAATGGACCGATGAATATGCCTGGGCTTTCCAGCAATTGAAAGAATACCTTTCTTAGCCACCAATTATGTCAAGGCCCGAGATGGATGAGGTTTTGTTCGCTTACCTTGCTGTGGCCCCTCATGCAGTAGTCTTGATTCGTGTCGACTGTGGTGTGTAGAAACCAGTCTATTACATAAGCAAGTCATTACATGAAGCTGAGATCCGATACTTACCACTTGAAAAGGCCATTTTGGCGGTAGTGCATGGCACACgtaagctcccccactatttccaATCACACACGGTTGTTATTTTGACTAAACTCCTGCTCAGGTCCCTACTTCGGAGTGTCGATTACACAGGGAGAATTGTGAAGTGGGGTACGATCCTAagggcttttgatatcaaatatatgCCTCACACCTCGGTCGAAGGTTAGGTCCTCGCCGACTTGGTAGCTGAGTTCACCGAGACCTCATCAGAAGATAAATTAGAAGAGTAAAACaaggatgaaaaatcggttggcatAATCTCCTTACAAGAACCTTTGTCCTGGAAGGTTTACGTTGATGGTGTAGCCAACTACAGAGGatctggagtggggctagtCCTAATATCCCCAGAAAGGATCACAATCGAGAAGTCCTTGAGATTGGGATTCTCGACTACAAACAATGAGGCCGAGTACGAAGCTCTTTTAGTAGGGATGACCATGGTTCAGAAAATGGGTAGAAAAGCAGTGGAGATGTTCTCTGATTCAAGGTTGGTGGTAGGCCAAGTCCAAGGGGAGTTGGAGGCAAAGGATCCCAGAATGCAGGAGTATTTGAGCCAGGTTAGACACTTGCAATCTGGATTTGAGTCTTTTGCTTTATCACAAGTTCCTAGAAGTAAGAATGCACATGCGGATTCTCTTGCCACACTGGTAACCTCCTCGGCACAGGACTTACCCCGGGTAATCCTTATGAAAGACTTACACAAACCTTCTGAAGAGGTAAGGAATGTGATTCAAGTTCATCAAGTAAGGGTggggcctagctggatggaccttATTGCACTATTCCTTAAAAAAGATGTTTTGCCTAAGAATAAATCCGAGGCTGACATGGTGCAAAGAAAAGCACCTCGGTTTTGGTTGTCTGAGGACCAAAAACTGTATAAAAGATCTTTTTCTGGCCCGTATCTGTTGTGCATGCACCATGAAGTAATGGAGCTGCTCCTAGAAGAAttgcatgaaggaatttgtggaagccacacgGGAGGTAGATATTTGTCTCACAGGGCCTTCACACAAGGCTGctggtggccaaacatgcaaAGGGAAGCTCAGGACTATGtaaagaagtgtgatcaatgccaaagatttgcaccAAACATCCACCAACCTGGAGGAGTCCTTAATCCCTTGAccagcccttggcctttcgTCAGTGGAGCTTAGATATTGTGGGGCCTTTCCCTAAGGCAGCAGGGAGTAAGACATATTTGTTGGTCGGCacagattacttcactaaatgggtcgaagctgaaccCCTGTcaaacatcagggacgtggacgctaaaaaatttgtttggaagaatattgtcaCACGGTTTGGGATTCCTCGCACCCTCATCTTGGATAATGGGTTTCAGTTTGATAGTAAAACCTTTAGGAGGTACTGCTGTGATCTGGGAATAAAGAATATGTATTCTACTCTGGCCTATCCACAAGGAAATGGGCAGGCCGAGACGGTCAACAAAGTTATAGTGAGTGGACTCAAAAAAAGACTAGACGACGCAAAAGGGAAATGGGTAGAAGAATTGCCACACATCCTTTGAACCTACCGGATTACACCTCGTAGATCTACTAGAGAGACGCCTTTCTCAATGACCTATGGTGCTGAAGTTGTCATCCTTTTGGAGATTGGGTTCCCCACACTTAGAACAAATTCTTTCGCTCCGGGCAGCAACGATGAGCTGTTAGAAAAGAGCTtagatttaattgaagaacGGAGAGAAAATACTAGGGTTCAATTAGCTtattatcaacacaagctcaaacaaaaatatgatgCTAACACAAAGCTAAGGCCACTGGCACCTGGAGATTTGGTACTAAGAAAAGTTATGGGGACTGCTAAGAACCCAACATGGGGGAAGTTGGGACCTAATTGGGAGGGGCCCTATTGTATTAAATCAATGGCCGGGATTGGTGCttattatctagaag
This DNA window, taken from Quercus robur chromosome 2, dhQueRobu3.1, whole genome shotgun sequence, encodes the following:
- the LOC126701500 gene encoding uncharacterized protein LOC126701500, giving the protein MRWFDGLRAESIGSFKELTQTFGSRFITCSRAPHPLASLLSLSMREGKTLKTYLDRYWEIFNEIEGDFKNVAISTFKLCLLAEHGLRKSLMGKPVTSISQLMDQIDKYKRVEEDQLQDKGKGKVIPQERRDFRSERYNNNKPRRDFAGQFGLAAPQVVNTVFRELVNKVLEKIKNEPYFKWLNKMSGDPTRRNQSLHCQYHQDRGHTTEDCRTLWNHLEPLVKEGKLQQFLYQPNGQGDQSRSYGQGSASLRHPLGTINVIFATLRRTGSQPARVMSMARLPAEDPNSEPKRARLEI